Proteins from a genomic interval of Musa acuminata AAA Group cultivar baxijiao chromosome BXJ1-9, Cavendish_Baxijiao_AAA, whole genome shotgun sequence:
- the LOC135594002 gene encoding uncharacterized protein LOC135594002, with translation MFVVQEMDNNMNREVAEPVGFSQRLLNFLVKKSNRQGQPNLAGNTQQGDSSRFKGQPSMSQHVETRVPVTIYKDGKLGFTPRVEVPVEYQEPSGSAKLRESRSAKTEADVAVEAVADEATPPPPPKKVAKKSVTIKVDIEDRDGIKKKPSMSARSAAEEKKWLRMWS, from the coding sequence ATGTTTGTTGTGCAGGAGATGGATAACAACATGAACAGGGAAGTAGCAGAGCCTGTTGGCTTCTCCCAAAGACTCCTCAACTTCCTCGTCAAGAAATCCAACCGTCAAGGTCAGCCAAACCTCGCCGGTAATACCCAGCAAGGAGACAGCAGCCGTTTCAAAGGCCAACCCTCCATGTCTCAGCATGTGGAGACTCGCGTCCCAGTTACTATCTACAAAGATGGCAAGCTCGGTTTCACTCCTCGGGTGGAAGTGCCGGTGGAGTACCAGGAACCCAGTGGATCCGCGAAGCTCCGGGAATCGAGATCAGCCAAGACGGAAGCAGACGTAGCAGTTGAGGCAGTAGCCGACGAAGCAACCCCACCACCACCGCCCAAGAAGGTTGCCAAGAAGTCCGTCACGATCAAGGTTGATATTGAAGACAGAGATGGCATCAAGAAGAAACCATCCATGTCGGCGAGGAGCGCCGCAGAAGAGAAGAAGTGGCTCAGGATGTGGAgctga
- the LOC135594001 gene encoding ABC transporter F family member 4-like, which translates to MVRKAATDDHRSSASAVSSSRPGKSKESAAVPKKEKISVSAMLASMDKPKPSSSAASKKSKPKPKPSSYIDGIDLPPSDDEEEEMAEDEVAKRKARSAVTDLAAATFSDKELKKREKKDLLVAQAAELARQEVLKDDHDAFTVVLGARASALDPDGQDAAADANVRDITIENFSVSARGKELLKNASVKISHGKRYGLVGPNGMGKSTLLKLLAWRKIPVPRNIDVLLVEQEVVGDDRTALEAVVSANEELVRLRKEVAALSEKPEGGNNDDDDDSGEKLAELYDRLQILGSDAAEAQASKILAGLGFTKEMQRRPTKSFSGGWRMRISLARALFVQPTLLLLDEPTNHLDLRAVLWLEEYLCRWKKTLVVVSHDRDFLNTVCSEIIHLHELKLNVYRGNFDDFESGYEQKRKETNKKYEVYEKQMKAAKKTGSKARQDKVDERAKFAAAKAAKSKAKGKVEDDDAPPPEVPKRWRDYSVEFHFPEPTELTPPLLQLIEVSFSYPNREDFRLSDVDVGIDMGTRVAIVGPNGAGKSTLLNLLAGDLVPTEGEVRRSQKLRIGRYSQHFVDLLTMDENAVQYLLRLHPEQEGFSKQEAVRAKLGKFGLPSHNHLTPIAKLSGGQKARVVFTSISMSKPHILLLDEPTNHLDMQSIDALADALQEFTGGVVLVSHDARLISRVCEDEENSEIWVVEEGTVRKFPGSFEEYKEDLLKEIKAEVDE; encoded by the coding sequence ATGGTGAGAAAGGCGGCCACCGATGACCACCGATCCTCCGCTTCGGCGGTCTCTTCTTCGAGGCCGGGTAAGTCCAAGGAATCCGCCGCCGTCCCCAAGAAGGAGAAGATCTCCGTCTCCGCCATGCTTGCGTCCATGGACAAGCCCaaaccctcctcctccgccgcatcCAAGAAGTCCAAGCCCAAACCCAAGCCTTCCTCCTACATCGATGGCATCGATCTGCCCCCCTCcgacgatgaggaggaggagatggccgAGGACGAGGTCGCCAAACGTAAAGCTCGATCCGCTGTTACCGACCTCGCTGCCGCCACCTTCTCGGACAAGGAGCTCAAGAAGCGGGAGAAGAAGGACCTTCTTGTTGCGCAAGCGGCCGAGCTGGCGCGGCAGGAGGTCCTCAAGGACGACCATGACGCCTTCACGGTGGTTCTTGGGGCCCGTGCCTCCGCCCTCGATCCTGATGGGCAGGACGCGGCGGCCGATGCTAACGTTCGGGATATTACCATCGAGAACTTCTCGGTTTCGGCTCGCGGTAAGGAACTGCTGAAGAACGCCTCTGTTAAAATCTCCCACGGGAAAAGATACGGCCTCGTCGGACCCAACGGGATGGGGAAGTCCACTCTTTTAAAGCTTCTTGCTTGGAGGAAGATACCCGTCCCACGGAATATTGATGTGCTCCTCGTCGAGCAGGAGGTGGTTGGCGATGACCGAACCGCCCTTGAGGCGGTCGTGTCCGCTAACGAGGAGCTCGTGAGGCTTCGCAAGGAGGTTGCCGCCCTGTCTGAGAAGCCCGAAGGGGGAAATAATGATGACGACGATGATAGCGGAGAAAAGCTCGCCGAATTGTACGACAGGTTGCAGATTTTGGGCTCCGACGCTGCAGAGGCCCAGGCGTCGAAGATCTTGGCTGGATTGGGGTTCACCAAGGAGATGCAGCGCCGGCCGACCAAGTCCTTCAGCGGAGGGTGGAGGATGAGGATATCTTTGGCCAGAGCTCTTTTTGTGCAGCCGACCTTGTTACTTCTTGATGAGCCTACTAACCATCTTGATCTCAGAGCAGTGCTTTGGCTTGAGGAGTACCTTTGCCGCTGGAAGAAGACGCTGGTCGTGGTGTCCCATGACCGTGACTTTCTTAACACAGTTTGCAGTGAGATCATTCATCTCCATGAGCTGAAGCTCAATGTCTACCGTGGGAACTTTGATGATTTCGAGAGTGGCTACGAGCAGAAACGCAAAGAAACAAACAAGAAGTATGAGGTTTATGAGAAGCAGATGAAAGCTGCAAAGAAGACAGGCAGCAAGGCTAGGCAGGACAAGGTTGATGAGCGGGCCAAGTTCGCTGCTGCCAAGGCGGCAAAGAGCAAAGCAAAGGGTAAGGTGGAAGATGATGATGCACCCCCACCCGAGGTTCCCAAGCGGTGGAGAGATTACAGTGTGGAGTTCCACTTCCCAGAGCCTACTGAGCTCACGCCACCACTTTTGCAGCTTATTGAGGTCAGCTTCAGCTATCCTAACAGGGAGGATTTCAGGCTTTCTGATGTTGATGTGGGCATTGATATGGGGACAAGGGTTGCCATTGTGGGGCCTAATGGTGCTGGAAAATCTACTCTGCTCAATTTGCTGGCAGGGGACTTGGTGCCCACTGAAGGAGAGGTGCGCAGGAGCCAAAAGCTGCGGATTGGGAGGTATTCCCAGCATTTTGTTGACCTATTGACAATGGATGAGAACGCAGTCCAGTATCTCCTCCGTCTTCATCCAGAGCAAGAAGGATTTAGCAAGCAAGAGGCAGTGCGTGCTAAACTTGGGAAGTTTGGCCTCCCCAGCCACAATCACCTCACACCTATTGCCAAACTATCGGGAGGCCAGAAGGCCCGAGTTGTTTTCACTTCTATATCAATGTCTAAGCCTCATATTCTTCTGCTGGATGAGCCCACAAATCATCTAGACATGCAGAGTATCGATGCGTTGGCAGATGCACTGCAGGAGTTCACTGGTGGTGTTGTTTTGGTGAGCCATGATGCTCGTTTAATATCACGTGTTTGCGAGGATGAAGAGAACAGTGAGATATGGGTTGTGGAAGAAGGTACTGTAAGAAAATTCCCTGGTAGTTTCGAGGAGTACAAGGAAGATCTTCTGAAAGAAATAAAAGCGGAGGTCGACGAGTAA
- the LOC135594000 gene encoding uncharacterized protein At4g04980-like, translating into MQPAVIDHAVPALSVLHRRPAQGKVLHKGLARVVTAKKVVGGVKSDSELVGTLKSKILRLRHNLDLPHPNASLTLHELLLATLEDLQKLYDKCMTSIRISNCDRESLTQVLLQFYKVLKLAGDLWVEKCRESDKITFEEADVEDLKFEQLGVVVLNRLDRINIHIKEMFDLMKKDSASTLKSEEDLIKPDHCDKPQSPTSVLPEPSEVNPNLKGSQNIAYLPPLLHPLRLQAVGKLKPLGLKRLSFHLFPLVLDHRSKAVTQTENITDELELDSLDATMVLKPISYAEIGSDGHADGSETYEDATLVSTPPASSSLPSDMFESSTPGTLRPTCTGQVSHAVNINRDEDVSSKTSDSTILVPPTLPILRLRTTHLSPTPTPPPSPMVLTGIPWFFGSPRHSGMEMEPVAYAMAIDDSDHVCTCEPSETSLFVSPQSSSAASAPKIQTSFSPPLSPVQLKKEPAPSPQLSSSSSLLSKSAPVPPPPSPPRGCVLSASPSPPCASSNQLPSLPSPKGSAPPPPPPPSVAKAINAKKTSTKLKRSTQMGSLYRLLKGKVEGCSLDGKPSNGRKSQTGNCSDGKKSQGMADALAEMTKRSAYFRQIEEDVEKHSASIMELRSSINSFETKDMKDLLKFHQHVEQQLENLTDETQVLARFGGFPSKKLETIRMAAALYMKLDSVVTTLKGWSLAAPIAQQLPKVECYFNKIKEAMEVIERNKEEDSTRFKNHKIEFDFTVLVRIKEGMVDLSSDCIEMALEETREMGGETKSKPNGLSTMLWRAFQLAFRVYNFAGGQDDRADRLAKDLAREIETCPRF; encoded by the exons ATGCAGCCTGCCGTCATCGACCATGCCGTGCCGGCGCTGTCGGTCCTCCACCGCCGTCCCGCGCAG GGGAAGGTCCTGCATAAGGGATTGGCAAGGGTGGTGACGGCCAAGAAGGTGGTCGGTGGAGTTAAAAGCGACTCTGAACTCGTGGGAACCCTGAAGAGCAAGATCTTGAGGTTGAGGCACAACCTCGACCTGCCTCATCCGAATGCGTCGCTGACATTACATGAG TTGTTATTGGCCACTTTAGAGGATCTGCAAAAATTGTATGACAAGTGTATGACATCCATTCGGATCTCTAATTGTGATCGCGAATCTCTAACACAG GTATTATTGCAGTTCTACAAGGTACTCAAACTTGCTGGAGATTTATGGGTCGAAAAATGTCGCGAGTCAGACAAGATCACATTTGAGGAGGCAGATGTAGAAGATTTAAAGTTTGAGCAACTTG GTGTGGTAGTCCTCAACAGGCTTGATCGCATAAACATACATATAAAAGAAATGTTTGATCTTATGAAGAAGGATTCAGCTAGTACCTTGAAATCAGAGGAAGATCTCATCAAGCCTGACCACTGTGACAAGCCACAATCACCAACTTcagtgctaccggaaccatcaGAAGTGAACCCAAATCTCAAGGGAAGCCAAAATATTGCCTACCTGCCACCTCTTCTCCATCCTCTACGGCTTCAGGCTGTTGGAAAGTTAAAACCTCTGGGTTTGAAGAGGCTTTCCTTCCATCTTTTCCCTTTAGTATTAGATCACAGATCCAAGGCTGTGACTCAAACAGAAAACATAACTGATGAGCTTGAGCTAGATTCACTAGATGCTACCATGGTCCTGAAGCCAATATCATATGCTGAGATTGGAAGTGATGGTCATGCTGATGGAAGTGAAACTTATGAAGATGCAACACTTGTCTCAACACCACCAGCCTCATCATCTCTACCGTCCGACATGTTTGAGTCTTCTACACCAGGTACACTTCGACCAACTTGTACAGGGCAAGTCTCACATGCTGTTAACATTAACCGGGATGAGGATGTTAGTAGCAAGACTTCTGATTCCACTATTCTGGTCCCCCCAACTCTACCAATCTTACGCCTGAGAACAACACATTTATCGCCAACTCCTACACCACCTCCTTCGCCTATGGTTTTAACTGGAATACCATGGTTCTTTGGTTCACCTAGACATTCTGGAATGGAGATGGAACCGGTTGCATATGCTATGGCCATAGATGATAGTGATCATGTCTGTACTTGTGaaccttctgaaacatccttgttTGTCTCACCACAATCATCCTCAGCAGCAAGTGCACCAAAAATTCAAACCTCATTTTCTCCACCACTATCACCAGTGCAACTTAAAAAAGAACCTGCACCTTCTCCACAACTATCATCCTCTTCCTCGCTGCTCAGCAAGTCTGCACCAGTCCCTCCACCACCCTCTCCACCTAGAGGTTGTGTGTTGTCAGCATCCCCATCTCCACCATGTGCATCATCAAATCAACTGCCATCCTTGCCATCTCCAAAAGGAtctgcaccaccaccaccacctccgccgAGTGTGGCAAAAGCAATCAATGCAAAGAAAACTAGTACCAAACTGAAAAGATCTACGCAAATGGGAAGTTTATACAGGCTTCTAAAAGGAAAGGTGGAGGGCTGTAGTTTGGATGGCAAACCATCCAATGGGAGGAAAAGTCAGACTGGAAACTGCTCTGATGGTAAAAAGTCTCAGGGCATGGCTGATGCATTAGCTGAGATGACAAAGAG ATCAGCCTACTTTCGGCAAATTGAAGAAGATGTTGAAAAGCATTCTGCATCTATTATGGAGCTGAGATCCTCGATTAATTCCTTTGAGACCAAGGACATGAAGGATCTGTTAAAATTTCACCAGCATGTGGAACAACAACTTGAAAACCTGACTGATGAAACACAG GTTCTGGCTAGGTTTGGAGGCTTTCCCTCGAAGAAATTGGAGACCATAAGGATGGCAGCAGCTCTATATATGAAGCTGGATTCAGTGGTCACTACATTAAAGGGATGGAGTTTAGCTGCTCCTATTGCCCAGCAGCTTCCCAAGGTCGAATGCTACTTCAACAAG ATCAAGGAAGCAATGGAAGTGATAGAACGCAACAAAGAAGAAGATTCCACACGATTCAAAAACCACAAAATAGAGTTTGACTTCACCGTCCTCGTAAGGATCAAGGAAGGCATGGTTGATTTATCATCGGATTGCATAGAAATGGCGCTCGAG GAGACGAGGGAAATGGGTGGAGAAACCAAGTCCAAACCTAATGGCCTCTCCACGATGCTGTGGCGGGCTTTTCAGCTGGCATTTCGAGTCTACAACTTCGCCGGAGGACAAGATGATCGAGCGGATAGGTTGGCCAAGGACTTAGCTCGTGAGATTGAGACCTGTCCTCGATTTTGA
- the LOC135594004 gene encoding protein TIC 20-I, chloroplastic-like — translation MILNGCVAMKPGPCKAINYSNMSYFSHDRPFSASPKVKNLCAASQEFDPLPSRGCNVTHFSSVLSSFQSGYHRSLSSLVPVFPKLCTSGPRHRMVPRASKDVPLSFRYPPMTKKPRWWWRAVACIPYLMPLHETWMYAETAFHLHPFLEDFKFLTYPFLGSIGRLPSWFLMAYFFAAYLGVVRRKEWPHFFRFHVVMGMLLEIALQVIGTVSRWMPLAVYWGKIGMHFWTAVAFGYLFTVLECMRCALGGMYADIPFVCDAAYIQIPYD, via the exons ATGATTCTGAATGGATGTGTCGCGATGAAACCTGGGCCTTGCAAGGCAATTAATTATTCCAATATGTCTTACTTTTCCCACGATCGGCCATTTTCAGCATCTCCGAAGGTTAAGAATTTGTGTGCTGCTTCTCAGGAGTTTGACCCCTTGCCCTCAAGAG GTTGCAATGTCACACATTTCTCAAGTGTGTTGTCCTCGTTCCAAAGTGGATATCATAGAAGTCTTTCAAGTCTGGTTCCTGTTTTCCCTAAACTCTGCACTTCAGGCCCCAGACACCGCATGGTTCCTAGAGCATCAAAGGATGTCCCTTTGAGCTTTCGCTATCCTCCAATGACAAAGAAGCCAAGGTGGTGGTGGAGAGCCGTAGCCTGCATACCTTACCTCATGCCCCTCCATGAGACATGGATGTATGCAGAGACTGCTTTCCATCTCCATCCTTTTCTGGAGGACTTCAAGTTCCTTACTTATCCCTTCCTTGGCTCCATTGGGCGTTTGCCTAGCTGGTTCCTTATGGCCTACTTCTTTGCTGCCTACCTTGGGGTGGTGAGGAGGAAAGAATGGCCGCACTTTTTCCGTTTTCATGTTGTAATGGGTATGCTGCTCGAGATAGCCCTACAGGTTATAGGAACTGTGAGCCGTTGGATGCCGCTTGCTGTGTACTGGGGCAAGATTGGAATGCATTTCTGGACTGCGGTTGCATTTGGCTACTTGTTCACGGTGCTGGAGTGCATGAGGTGTGCACTAGGAGGGATGTATGCTGACATTCCTTTTGTCTGTGATGCCGCATACATTCAGATTCCATATGACTGA
- the LOC103999557 gene encoding probable galacturonosyltransferase 10, with translation MRRRPFDLRRPARRGWISGVWMWLVAGGFGVLLLLVMLSREKLPRSALPLIRQKFHHTSLIEGLNITDEMLSPHSFTRQMVDQISLAKALVIISKDSNNLQFAAELSAQIRKCQALLSKSATMAIPLTTEEWETAIHDMALLLYQAQELHYDSATMIMKMKGQFESLNEKMKSEAEKNTKYGQIAAEELPKGLYCLGIRLTMEWFGNPNLQRDLLERKHSLEKLRDNNLYHYCIFSDNVLATSVVVNSTSMNSKNPDKIVFHLVTDEVNYAPMKAWYSMNNFRGATIEVQKVEDFSWLNASYVPVLKQLQNSETQNFYFSGTGDNRTPIKFRNPKYLSMLNHLRFYIPEVYPALQKVVFLDDDVVVQKDLSKLFTIDLNGNVMGAVETCMETFHRFHKYLNYSHPLIRAHFDPDACGWAFGMNVLDLGEWRKKNVTGIYHYWQEHNADHTLWKLGTLPPGLLAFYGLVEKLDANWHVLGLGYTNVDPLLIKNGAVLHYNGNMKPWLKIGIEKYKGLWDKYVDYSHPLLQQCFMHG, from the coding sequence AAATTTCACCACACTAGCCTTATTGAAGGTCTGAACATTACAGATGAAATGCTGAGTCCGCATTCATTCACAAGGCAGATGGTAGACCAAATATCTCTTGCAAAGGCTTTGGTTATCATCTCTAAAGATAGCAATAATCTCCAGTTTGCAGCTGAGCTTAGTGCCCAAATCCGGAAATGTCAAGCTCTTCTGTCCAAGTCTGCAACAATGGCGATCCCATTAACCACAGAAGAATGGGAAACAGCAATTCATGATATGGCTCTCCTCCTCTACCAAGCCCAGGAACTCCATTATGACAGTGCAACCATGATTATGAAGATGAAAGGTCAGTTCGAGTCTCTGAATGAGAAGATGAAATCGGAGGCTGAAAAGAACACCAAGTATGGGCAGATAGCTGCTGAAGAACTTCCAAAAGGCCTCTATTGTCTTGGTATCAGGCTCACCATGGAATGGTTTGGGAATCCAAATCTTCAGAGAGACTTGTTGGAACGGAAGCACAGTTTGGAGAAGCTGAGAGACAATAATCTCTATCATTATTGTATCTTCTCTGACAACGTCCTTGCTACATCAGTTGTGGTTAACTCTACCAGTATGAACTCGAAGAATCCAGATAAGATTGTGTTCCACCTGGTCACAGATGAGGTGAATTATGCTCCCATGAAGGCCTGGTACTCCATGAACAATTTTCGAGGTGCAACCATCGAGGTCCAGAAGGTGGAGGACTTTAGCTGGCTCAATGCCTCATATGTACCAGTTCTAAAGCAGCTTCAGAACTCTGAAACACAGAACTTCTACTTTTCTGGAACTGGTGATAACCGGACACCTATTAAGTTTAGGAACCCAAAGTACTTATCAATGCTAAACCACCTGCGGTTCTATATCCCAGAAGTCTATCCAGCGTTGCAAAAGGTCGTGTTTCTCGATGATGATGTAGTAGTCCAGAAGGATCTCTCAAAGTTGTTTACAATTGACCTTAATGGAAATGTGATGGGTGCTGTTGAGACTTGCATGGAGACGTTCCACAGGTTCCATAAATATCTGAACTACTCCCATCCCCTGATACGTGCACATTTTGATCCTGATGCATGTGGGTGGGCATTTGGAATGAACGTCCTTGATTTGGGGGAGTGGCGAAAGAAGAACGTAACCGGCATATATCACTACTGGCAGGAGCATAATGCTGACCACACCCTCTGGAAGCTTGGAACATTGCCTCCTGGACTTCTGGCCTTCTATGGGCTGGTTGAGAAGTTGGATGCCAATTGGCATGTCCTAGGATTGGGGTATACGAACGTTGACCCATTGCTCATAAAAAATGGTGCAGTATTGCACTATAATGGGAACATGAAACCATGGCTGAAGATTGGCATTGAGAAGTACAAGGGTTTGTGGGATAAGTATGTGGACTACTCGCACCCTTTGTTGCAACAATGCTTCATGCATGGATAG